The genomic segment GTTTTTGATAATTCTGGAGGTTATTCCACATTCCTCTGTTAACTGGCTGTTAGGTGAGTTAGTTTTCCTAGAGCAGCGAATGTATTAGCAATTATAAACACAAGcaagaaatgtgttgtcgaaggctttcatggccaggatcatagggttgttgtgtgttttctgagcagtatggccatgttccagaagtaatctctcctgacgttttgcccacatctatggcaggcatcctcagaggttgtgagatgtgggcaaaacgtcaggagagaatacttcaggaacatggacatactgcccggaaaacatacaacaaccccacaagcAAGAAATTTATATTTTAGAATAAATTGTTAATTTTCTAAAAGCCTAGCAGGATAATCCTACAAATCACAATCTGGAAACTACTATCTGGCTAATGTATAGAAGCATAGACTCAGTGGAGCCATTGTCGTCGTCCTCCTCTCTGCTTCCCCCCTTCTCTTTAGCTATACGAGATGCTTGTGGTAATACTtgaacattgttgttgttttttaggtTGAACAAAGTTATATTTAGTTCACCAGATCCCACCCGCTGCAATGGCACTTGGACTGACTTCCACCTCGTGGGCAATTTCTCTACCTCTGCACAGTTTTTTGTGACATGGGCCGTCTTGATATTCTTGTACTGCATGGCTGCCCTTCTGCTGTACCTTGGCTATATGCACATATATCAGAGCGGGGGCATTCTTCCAATTATAGTAAGTTTCTCTAATTAAGACCAGATGGAAAGGAGATTTGACCTTCATAAATCAAGAGTTTTAGGTGTTTATGGCTAGTGACATCATTAAAAAGTATACAAGGATATCACTAATCTTATATGCCCTTATCAAAACGCATGCTTTTGGAAACATTCACATTTCCAGTTGATAGAGATTATGAAACATAAAAGTAATAAATTCAACGACTATGGTACAACGAGCAGTTAAGCTATGTTTATTTTGACACGAGGATAAGTATGATACTAGTTAAACTTTTGGAATAGGTTAATGTAGGGATAAATGCTAAGAGATTGCCATAATGCATCTGGATCAGTAGGGAAAGAATTTGTGCAATAGTCACTAGAGTTGGATTGGAGAGACTTGAATTCAGATCTACATTCAGCCATGTAATCAAACTCCCAAGACCTCTTCTATAACCTCCTGAGGCCTCTtctaatctggatttcatatggcagtgtagggcccttttacacagccatataatccagaatatcaaggcagataatccacattatctgctttgaactggattatctgagtctacactgtcatataatccagttcaaagcagataatctggattttatacagctgtgaagggcCTGAGTGACTCGCAAGCAGTTCCCCCTGCCTCTTTAGGCTTATTTTGTACTAAAATTTGCGGTGGAAAAACAATATACCACATTGAGTTTATTGAAGGAAGATCAGGAAATAAATGGAAGAAATTAATAATTCTATTTTGGGTAATCATTTGCTTTATCAAAACATCTTAAAATTATGCTGAATTTCTCTCTGGGTTTCTAGTTGGAAGATACCCGAATGAATCCAAAGATAATATATTTGCAATTATAAGTTTCTGAAACTCAAGGAATAGTACATATCCAGCTTTTTAGGCATaagaactgttttattcttaGGCTATATAGTATGATCGATAAAAAGTTTGCCTCCCAAAGTTTTCTGAAATTAAGAACTCTGTAAAAGCATCCTCAGTATTGTAGCTTCACAGATAATGTTGGAGAAGGCACTAGAGCTGTGTAATCTGCACGTGTTTTGTACTCTTGCAaaggagggcccttctacactgccatatgatccagtatatcaaatcagataatctgctttgaactggattatctgagtctacctgccatatgatccagttcaaagcagataatctggattttatacagctgtgtagaaggggccagagtcagTACTACATGAGGGAAAGTTTCTAGGAGAATTAGGAGAAAAGGCAATAATAAATGTGTAAACAACCATTGCCCAGCTGCCAGATCATAAAGAAAAATGACCTTCTGGCTATCAAATTCATTAGAATGTAATCTTTATATAGTTTAGTCCATCACTGTACTAATTGTGGTGTTTTAACAAATACTTATAATTTATGATGTGGGATAGTTGTAATTTTGGGGATATATTACTACTTTTGAGATTTGTGACAGTAAGTAATTTGTAATTTCAATGATACATAAGATACTTAACTACTTGGAGCTCTTACAAGACAAGTGAGGGTGTGAATCAATTTGATGATGATTAATAGTGCTACAAGGATAATTatcttataaaaatattattcatgCAGATTACAGAAGCGATTCACTTTATTTCTATTGTACAGATGAATAGAGCTCAATATTAATTaagatggtaataatatattcagTGATAAAAACAAAAATTGAATTAGTTTTCATTTTAGTAGCACTGTGCCTCAAGTGACAGTAAATTGTTAACTGTAGCTTTCATTCTGAAAACTTTGCCTTGTGCTAAGCAATTAGTAGCTTGACTCTCTCTGCAGGATTATCTCTTCAGTCTCGGGGCTGTCTTTCTGTGGCTGGTCAGTACTGCTGCCTGGGGAAAGGCCCTTGCTGACATCAAAATTTCAACGGGTCCCCGTATCATGGAAGAAATTGCTGCTTGCAAACTACCAGGTTCCTCCTGTATATTTGGTTCTGTTAGCACCATGGGAAGCCTGAATGTCTCTGTGGTATGTATGTTAGAAATTTGGGTGCTGACATATTGCCTTGTTATTGTTGTGGATTGATAAGAACATGTGGCCAGTTCTGGAGGTCTGGGAATAGCACCTTTTGCAGTAAGTTTTGAAATATGATCTGAAATCATTTCTATAGACACCTTGCCTTGTAGGACAAATACCAAAGAGAAAGAATTCACTCTTGGGCAGGGGTTACATGAGGCAGAGGGGAAATGGTCTTTGCAGCCATGTATTTATACAGCTCTGTTTtggagttcaaaaagtatttgatgaactgaatacagtgttccctcactacttcgcggttcgctttttgcgccctcgttgttttgcagtttttaaataaacactaaaataatagtataaatcataaaataatattataaatccctctttctacttccttcctaaggggaagccgaaggaaggaaggagaagccaaagggagagaaaaggatgcTGAAGCAGCcttgttttcacctcacaaggcatgtgcgtgcttgagaggcgaggaggggacagagacgctatgtgccagtgagattgtaaacaacaaatatagcatccctactttgtggattttcacttttcgcgggtggtcctggaacgtaacccccgcgataagtgaggggacactgtaccATAGTAGATGTGGATGAGTGTGGAGATTTCTCTGGTGGACAGCAGCAActgtccagaagcaactccggttgctcctgacacacacaaaaaaagcagggtagtaaaatatattagaaatggcAGAAATTGAAATATTAGAGATGTTGATAAGACAGAAGTCAATAGATAACACAACACAACCAAAAATGTTTCttgctgtcttggtttttaggcctattcctgggttatttggggagctaattcagaaacttgcattggatagactgcatcagctctagtttcctagACGGTTATCATGGTTTTATGGTATacgttctgtatttcaaaaatgaGCCGGtagaggaaaactggtgccattttttgaattttgaattttttgaaaATATAACCAGAAAAGGACTAATATTTGAGGCACTAAAATGTGTGTGGGCCAGTGTAATCACTTCAGATGTAGAATGTGGCGCCAGTTAACAAATAGGACAAATACCgaagaagggaaaaaatcacTCTTGGGCAGGCATTATCTGATGCAGAGGAAGTCTCTCCAATTTCCCAAAAATTATATCAGTGCAGAGACAAGGTTTGTGTCTACTCTTGATTGTGTAAGAGGATGCATAATTTTTCCAGACTTGTGTGTTCTTCACCCATAATGTTTCCTATTTTGAGCATAACCAGTGATTGCTTGGCCACTGGTAGAAAGGTATAATCCACCCCAATTTTACCAGAAGGAATTGTCACTCTGCTAGCATTAAGTTAGGCTGTAATAGTAATTAGGACTGAATAGACAGTCATGTTGTAATAAATCAGTTAACAGTGCCACAAAACTCCTGTCCATgtaacttttgtgtgtgtgtccaaAGAAAAAAACATTCTCAATTTAATAGCCGCAAACTACATAGGGGAAATGTGCTTGAATCTCTCTGATAGGGAAAAGGCTTGGGCATATTCGTTCTTCCTTCATTGTAAAATAGCCACATATTAATGCACACGTGTTTTTAACTTGCAGGTTTTTGGATTGCTAAATGTTATTTTGTGGGGAGGAAATGCTTGGTTTGTATACAAGGAGACAACTTTCCATAAACCAAATGGTAATTCCCCAAGCCATGGGCTCTATCCACCTGCGTCAGGAATCTAAAGAGCTTCACACCAGAGCGGTTTTGTTGTATCCTGTTGCCAAGATCTTGAATACCCTGCATTTCAAAGTATCTCTGTAGTAACTCATTTTCAAATATATGAAACTTCAAAGCCTGAATAGGAGAAATTAGGAAACTTTGGAGGGGGCAGCTAATACTCTGTTGGATAGTCTAACATTCAATCAAACCTACTTGTGCTCTGTTAAAATCTAGACTAGACTCTTCAGGGAAGAGCATTTTTGTACTGGTAATAAATGTTTGTTCCTGTATCACATCTTGTAATATTAACTAGTCCTCTTCTAAACTTCTAATCACTTTGTAATTTGGAACCTTCCAAATAACATTGTTGTACATTCTACTGCTAATGCCATAACTCTTTGCTTGCATAGGTTTGAGTTTCTGATTTCAGTGTAATTGTTTAATgttctggaaaagaaaatgaCTCTTGAACAGAAGTTGGAATTTACATAAGAACATTGAGGCAGCTCCAGTGAATGTTTGTGGTGGTTACCAAGGCCCATTTTAAGTCAAAGGATCCCTTGTGATGACATGTTTAAAACTGAATAGCTGTAGATGCTTAAGTAAGATAAAACTCCAAACACCATTAGATGTAAAACATAAGACTTTTGAAGAATTGATTGTATTATTGAGAAAGTGACTATGCTTCGGTTGAACCAATAAATTGAGGTTTCTAAGAATCTTGCTTGTGTTCAATGTAGTATAATAGGTGTAGTTGTTTTAAGCCACTTTACATTGTCATTACCTTTTATCCTAAGGTTATCAGTTTCATCTTCTGGCAGGCCACTTCATCCCTTCAGTTATGTAGTACCATATTTCACTACATAATTTTtaccatcacataatagtcacagccCCTCTCTTGGATCCCCAATTGAGTTTCCCCCCGATATTGTCAGTCTCTTTAGTGGATTGAATCCAAAAGCACTGGGtgaagagagtgaaaataccaGCTTTCAGATCCAGTCCTCCTCAGAGAGCAGTGAAGATGAAGTATTTCTGGTGGGAGGGGCAGCACCTCGCTGAAGGAGCTCAGCACCTGCGAGGAGCTCAGCAGAAGGCCCTGCCAGGCCAGATCTTATCTGAAGAGTGCCCCGCTCCTGCCCACAATCTCCCTTCAGAGCGGACCTTCCTCTGGTGTTCCCCGCAGCTGGACCAAGGCATCAAGGAGGTGCTACAAATGTAGAGAGATCTCTTTGGGTGCAGGACATACAGCATCCAACCAGTTCAGTGGCACTCCCATAGTGTTGCCCCAGAGCTCAGGATGCACAACCGGGGTGTGACAATGATCTTAACCACTATCATTGATAGAAGCTTAGGGCTCAGTTAAGTGCTAGCTTAGTTACCCAACGCTGCCTGAgtttgtaacactatttattgGAAAAATGTCATGGTTTGTTTATGAATGTTATAAAGGTTCCATTAGAAAATGAATAAAGATATGGGTAAACTAGGGAGGCCTCGGTGGCGCAGTCGattaaacggctgagctgctgaacttgctgactgaaaggttggcagtttgaatctggggagcagggtgagttcctgttgctagccccagcttcagccaacctagcagttcaaaaacatgcaaatgtgattagatcaataggtaccgctccagtgggaaagtaacagcgctccaggcagtcatgctggccatatgaccttggaggtgtctacggacaacgccggctcttcggcttaaaaatggagatgagcaccaacccccagagtcagacatgactggacttaatgtcaggggaaacctttacctttactagttaaACTTGTGGAATAGGTTAATGCAAGGATAAATGCTAAGAGATTGCCGTAATACATCTGGATCAGTAGGGAAAGAATTTGTGCAATAGTCACTAGAGTTGGATTGGAGAGACTTGAATTCAGATCTACATTCAGCCATGTAATCAATCGCCCAAGGCCTCTTCTATAACCTCCTGAGGCCTCTTCTAATCTGAATTTCATATGCAAGTGTAGGAcccttttacacagccatataatccagaatatcaaggcagataatccacattatctgctttgaactggattatctgagttcctgttgttagccccagcttcagccaacctagcagttcgaaaacatgcaaatgtgattagatcaataggtactgctccagtgggaaggtaacagcgctccatgcagtcatgctggccacatgaacttggatgtgtctatggacaatgctggctcttcggcttagaaaaagagatgagcaccaacctccagagtctgacacaaccagactgccacttgcgtcctcaaccaggacGAGTATGGGGGAAAGTTCAGCGCATTTTGGCAACgatgtgcagctgcgggaaggggtgaccggctggatgaggacgcaagtggcagttttgtggggaaggagtttccaagctcattcatagctgtgataagtgcctagatttgaacggCGACTGTtgaaaagtggtatttgggtgtggctttcaactgcttatggtaaatgttttctcctatactttgttcatttttaattccaaaacgtaatctactttctggataaccctcgtatatgtaGGTGGGCAGCCATATGTTCTTTTAGTTCTTTCAATAGCTTACCAAACTGAAAATACAGTATAATGATACAGCAATTAAAGTATAACACACAGTAACCTTTGCATAAAAACACACAACtcactttaaaatgtttcatgatatggtcatcatagaatcatagagttggaagagaccatatgggccatctagtccaactctctgccatgcaggaaagcacattcaaagtatcCCTTTGAGGAGACTGTTTTTGCAGATGTGTTTCAAGTAGCTTCAGCATCTGGACAGTTCATATGCAACAGCTGAATAAgtttctaaaaaaatatttttttaaaagcctgctaGTTTGGAGTGCTGTTATCACTTAGAAGCAGCTCACTATGTGATGTCAGCAGTGCTGGCAGGAATTTACAATAGTCAATTAAGGCCGTTGTAATCTCACTTTAAAAGGATCTCACTGCTTTTATGCAATACGTATTACATTTTTAGCAGATGTATATATACAGGATTGGCACTCTTTTTTCCACAAAAAATCTGGCACCCAAGATTAATAGGCAATTGCCTGTTGCTCCTCACGGTAGTTAGTATTATTTGAATAAACTTAGATGTATCAAAATCCTGTTAAAATTGCCAGGATCCGATAACTTTGCTGCTTCGTTTCCTtgtaccattttaaaaaaatgttcacagCAGTATTATCCCTTCTAGCTTCTTTGGCCCCAATTCTGCAGGATGTGTTAGTGTAACACATTCCTCAAACCAGGAAAAGCAAATTAATTGTTTAAGTTGATTTTGAGAAAGACCTGCATTGTACCACTAGGAGCTGCTATTGCTACATTTCAAACAAATGTGATTCAACTGATTTCAGTTAGTGCTTTTCATATTTCTGACATCAGTGTTGAGTAGTTAATTGTTATGTGTGCTTGCAGTTGAAACTGTAAGTTTATCACTGCTTCTATCTCCtacttcttttttaaattttaaagcaCCAAATCATCCTGAGCAAATGAAATTCAGTCTGTGCTGGGATGATATTGTAAAACTAGTGCTGCCTTAAAATCAGGGTTGACTCTCTGACAGTGATCAAGCAGAATCACTATGTTACTCTAGGCTTAATATACATATGCAGAGCTGTTGTGAGGATATGATGGAAAGCCACGTAGGCTATCCTTAACTCCTTGAGGGGAATGGTCAGATAAAAGCCTAGGTGGGATGCTTGCCAGAAAACCATGGCCTAAATTCTGTTCTTACTCATGACTTGGGAGAAGcactgaatcaatgagatttactaGATAGTTAACTCCCCATTTAACAATGGATAAAATGGGTCTTCTTCTATTGGGACTAGATTTCTGTCAGTGTAAGTTAAAGTTTTCAAAAGTACCTGCTTATAGAGCTGTATTTCCTGGTATTAAGACATGCTCTACATTGAGATTCCATTTTGTTTGAAAAGAACCTTCTCCCCTCCCTGTTCAGGACATGCAATAAATACATGGAAATATGGTGAATGCTTTCATCTAACTGCAAAATTTGGGTTCTGAGCCCAGCGTGCTTTGCTACTCCAAAGGCCAGTTCAAGACACAAATTGGGTTTGAAGGCAACAAACTGAAGTTTATTATTTCTGGTCAGAAAGGATGTCAGTACAGAGTCTGTACTCAAAAAGAACCAACAAAAGGCATACAGAAAATCACAAAGCATTTTATCCACTTTCACAGCCATTCAAAACACGCTATCTTCTGATTGGTGGAAAAGATGGGCCAGTTTGGATTTGGTCTCCTGTTGGTTGGGGATTCCTCCTGAGATCACTGCCTTGAGGAGTTTCCTCTGTGGCAGGAAAAAGAAACAGCTGTGGTTGGTTAATTCAAAGTCCCAAGTCAATTTAAAGGTCCAGCCCCACAATGGGTGTGAGTCCAGGAATGTGTTGATATCAAAGGCAAATAGTCCTATGATTAGTTTAGTGTCCAGTCCAGATAAACACAAAGAGATAGTCCAGAAAATGCAAAAGTTTGATTGGGATTACTTAATGAAACAATGAGCTGGTCTTGCCCACAGCAAATCTGCTGGTGCATATTAGCTGATGGCTAAAATTCCATCAGTGGGAGCCAGGAAATTTCCCAGCACATGTAAACAGACTTATCAATAGGGGAGAGGTTTCTCAATGAAAAAGGAGCTGTGGTTAACATAAACACAATAGATATTCCATCAATGAGACTTGGGCACCTCTAGGCTTGCATACATTATCTAGCTTAGCCCATTTTCTGTCTCAAGGCCCGAGACAAGGCAATTTATGCAGTTCAGGTTACACTTTGAGGGTTTGATTTCATTTGATATAATTTCATAAAGGTagattccatatacagtagagtctcgcttatccaacataaatgggccagcagaacgttggataagctaaaatgttagatattgagggattaaggaaaagcctattaaacatcaaattacgttatgattttacaatttaagcaccaaaaacatcatattttacagaaAATCGAcggaaaaagaagttcaatacacagtaatgttatgtagtaattactgtatttacaaatttagcataaaaatgattaaaaataccTAAATGTACCTTATTTTAGAAATAAGTACTTTAAGGC from the Anolis carolinensis isolate JA03-04 chromosome 5, rAnoCar3.1.pri, whole genome shotgun sequence genome contains:
- the sypl1 gene encoding synaptophysin-like protein 1 isoform X2 produces the protein MSEFHPDLSPLKEPLGFIKIIEWFFSMFAFAACGGYKGTTTILVSCVGLVNRTATATFAYPFRLNKVIFSSPDPTRCNGTWTDFHLVGNFSTSAQFFVTWAVLIFLYCMAALLLYLGYMHIYQSGGILPIIDYLFSLGAVFLWLVSTAAWGKALADIKISTGPRIMEEIAACKLPGSSCIFGSVSTMGSLNVSVVFGLLNVILWGGNAWFVYKETTFHKPNGNSPSHGLYPPASGI
- the sypl1 gene encoding synaptophysin-like protein 1 isoform X1, coding for MRVPAFLPTNVLFLPLQKMSEFHPDLSPLKEPLGFIKIIEWFFSMFAFAACGGYKGTTTILVSCVGLVNRTATATFAYPFRLNKVIFSSPDPTRCNGTWTDFHLVGNFSTSAQFFVTWAVLIFLYCMAALLLYLGYMHIYQSGGILPIIDYLFSLGAVFLWLVSTAAWGKALADIKISTGPRIMEEIAACKLPGSSCIFGSVSTMGSLNVSVVFGLLNVILWGGNAWFVYKETTFHKPNGNSPSHGLYPPASGI